The Mesorhizobium sp. NBSH29 genome has a segment encoding these proteins:
- the dnaA gene encoding chromosomal replication initiator protein DnaA, whose product MGAAVAGNAENTFDRVKIQLKARLGSEVYSSWFGRMKLAEASKGLARLSVPTAFLRSWINGHYLDLINELWRKEEPDCLKIEIVVRSATRQSRALPEIDQPLMRKALKPTQTALGSGTLASVRSDRLPVSRNGAAPTEGRQTVLGSPLDGRYTFQSFIEGPSNRVAFAAAKAVAESQSTAVRFNPLFLHATVGLGKTHLLQAIAAEALRQNPQSRVVYLTAEYFMWRFATAIRDNNALTLKEQLRDIDLLIIDDMQFLQGKSIQHEFCHLINMLLDSAKQVVVAADRPPSELESLEPRVRSRLNGGVALEMSSPDFGMRLGMLKLRHAAAKAEDQSLNIPDDILTHVARTVTGSGRELEGAFNQLLFRHSFEPQITIDRIDEILGHIYRSGEPKRVRIEDIQRIVARHYNVSKTELLSNRRTRTIVKPRQIAMYLAKVMTPRSLPEIGRRFGGRDHTTVLHAVRKIEGLSGDDNTLAQELELLRRLISDQA is encoded by the coding sequence ATGGGAGCGGCAGTCGCAGGGAACGCAGAAAACACGTTTGACCGGGTAAAGATCCAGCTGAAGGCACGCCTTGGCAGCGAAGTCTATTCCAGCTGGTTTGGGAGGATGAAGCTTGCGGAAGCCTCCAAAGGGCTTGCACGGCTTTCGGTGCCGACGGCTTTCCTGCGCTCATGGATCAACGGTCACTACCTCGACCTGATCAACGAACTTTGGCGTAAAGAAGAACCCGACTGCCTGAAGATCGAAATCGTAGTGCGCAGCGCAACGCGACAAAGCCGTGCGCTGCCCGAGATCGATCAGCCTTTGATGCGCAAGGCCTTGAAGCCGACGCAGACGGCGCTCGGCTCCGGCACACTGGCTTCTGTGCGATCAGACCGCCTTCCGGTCTCCCGCAATGGCGCTGCGCCGACCGAGGGTCGCCAGACCGTTCTGGGCTCGCCGCTTGATGGTCGCTACACGTTCCAGTCCTTCATCGAGGGCCCGTCAAACCGCGTCGCTTTCGCAGCTGCCAAGGCCGTAGCCGAATCGCAGTCGACGGCGGTGCGTTTTAACCCGCTGTTCCTGCATGCGACTGTCGGGCTGGGCAAAACCCATCTGTTGCAGGCCATCGCCGCCGAAGCGCTGCGCCAGAATCCGCAATCGCGGGTGGTCTATCTCACGGCGGAGTATTTCATGTGGCGCTTTGCCACCGCGATCCGCGACAACAATGCGCTGACGTTGAAGGAGCAGTTGCGCGACATTGATCTGCTGATCATCGACGACATGCAATTCCTGCAGGGCAAATCGATCCAGCACGAATTCTGTCACCTCATCAACATGCTGCTGGACAGCGCCAAGCAGGTAGTCGTGGCTGCTGACCGCCCGCCTTCGGAATTGGAATCGCTCGAGCCGCGGGTGCGTTCGCGCCTCAACGGCGGCGTTGCGCTGGAGATGTCGTCGCCAGATTTTGGTATGCGCCTTGGCATGCTGAAGCTCAGGCATGCGGCCGCCAAGGCAGAGGATCAGTCGCTGAACATTCCAGACGACATCCTCACCCACGTCGCACGGACCGTCACCGGCAGCGGTCGCGAGCTCGAGGGCGCGTTCAACCAGCTCTTGTTTCGCCATTCGTTCGAACCGCAGATCACTATCGACCGAATCGATGAGATTTTGGGCCACATCTATCGCTCCGGCGAGCCCAAGCGGGTGCGGATCGAGGACATCCAGCGCATCGTGGCGCGGCATTACAATGTGTCGAAGACGGAGCTGTTGTCCAACCGGCGCACGCGCACCATCGTCAAGCCGCGGCAGATCGCCATGTATCTGGCCAAGGTGATGACGCCGCGCTCGCTGCCTGAGATCGGCCGGCGCTTTGGCGGGCGTGATCACACCACGGTTCTCCACGCGGTGCGCAAGATCGAGGGCCTATCGGGCGACGACAACACGCTGGCGCAGGAGCTCGAACTGCTCCGCAGGCTGATCTCCGATCAGGCGTAA
- the dnaN gene encoding DNA polymerase III subunit beta gives MRVVIERSNLLKSLNHVHRVVERRNTIPILSNVLLAGTGASLEMKATDLDLEVTEATAANVEQGGATTVPAHLLYDIVRKLSDGAEVMLKTDDEGQSMSVISGRSNFRLQCLPQSDFPELTAGAFSHIFRIDSAALKGLIEKTQFAISTEETRYYLNGIYLHAIESGGKLKLRSVATDGHRLARAEMEAPAGCEGMPGIIIPRKTVSELQKLVDNPDVAVTIELSDTKIRFTIGSVVLTSKLIDGTFPDYQRVIPTGNDKKLIIDRQSFAAAVDRVSTISSERGRAVKMSITEGLVTLAVNNPDSGSATEEVHAEYSSDPIEIGFNAKYLMDVTAQLSGSEARFMLADAGSPTLIHDTTDEHALYVLMPMRV, from the coding sequence ATGCGTGTAGTCATTGAACGCTCTAATCTTCTGAAGTCGCTGAACCACGTTCACCGTGTCGTTGAGCGCCGGAACACCATTCCGATTCTCTCCAACGTGCTTCTGGCCGGCACCGGCGCAAGCCTGGAGATGAAGGCAACCGACCTTGACCTGGAAGTGACCGAAGCCACGGCCGCCAATGTGGAGCAAGGCGGTGCGACAACCGTTCCTGCACACCTGCTCTACGACATCGTGCGCAAGCTTTCAGATGGCGCGGAAGTGATGCTGAAGACGGACGACGAAGGTCAGTCCATGTCGGTCATCTCGGGCCGGTCGAATTTCCGGCTTCAATGCCTGCCGCAATCGGATTTTCCCGAGCTCACGGCTGGCGCGTTCTCGCATATTTTTCGGATCGACTCGGCAGCGCTCAAGGGCCTGATTGAAAAGACGCAGTTTGCGATCTCGACCGAGGAAACCCGCTATTATCTGAACGGCATCTACCTGCACGCGATTGAAAGCGGCGGGAAATTGAAGCTGCGCTCGGTGGCGACCGATGGCCACCGGCTGGCGCGTGCCGAAATGGAAGCTCCTGCAGGCTGCGAAGGCATGCCCGGCATCATCATTCCACGCAAGACTGTCAGCGAGTTGCAAAAGCTGGTCGATAACCCAGATGTAGCGGTGACGATCGAACTTTCCGACACCAAAATTCGCTTCACCATTGGGAGCGTCGTCCTGACATCCAAGCTTATCGACGGGACGTTCCCTGACTATCAGCGGGTCATTCCGACCGGCAACGATAAGAAGCTGATTATCGACCGACAAAGCTTTGCTGCTGCTGTTGACCGCGTTTCGACGATTTCCTCCGAGCGTGGACGCGCGGTGAAGATGTCGATCACCGAGGGGCTGGTGACACTGGCCGTCAACAACCCCGATTCGGGTAGCGCCACGGAAGAAGTGCACGCAGAATACTCGTCCGATCCAATCGAGATTGGCTTCAACGCCAAATATCTGATGGATGTGACCGCGCAGCTTTCGGGCAGCGAGGCCCGTTTCATGCTGGCGGATGCCGGATCCCCTACCCTCATTCACGACACGACGGACGAACACGCGCTCTACGTGCTCATGCCGATGCGTGTCTAG
- the recF gene encoding DNA replication/repair protein RecF (All proteins in this family for which functions are known are DNA-binding proteins that assist the filamentation of RecA onto DNA for the initiation of recombination or recombinational repair.) — protein sequence MPDQEQAGRQHGEIAPHVSKLTLTDFRNYQALSLELMPGPVVFTGANGAGKTNLLEAISFLTPGRGLRRAPYGDVARAGTVSGFALHAELNGPAGECSIGTGTVGDGETVRRVRINGAPSKSADRLLEWVRVTWITPSMDALFTGPAADRRRFLDRLVLAVDPAHGQRALDYEKAMRGRNRLLAENSRNGSWFEAIETQMAETGTAIAAARGELARLLAGMVARLPENTPFPKADFALSGALEEAIGHRPAVDVEEDFRRRLAEGRERDRAAGRTLEGPHRSDLLVRHSPKDMPAELCSTGEQKALLVGLILSHARLCGEISGLVPILLLDEIAAHLDADRRAALFAILDDLGCQVFMTGTETSLFSALRGRAQFLHVDHGRVSANVDT from the coding sequence ATGCCGGATCAAGAGCAGGCTGGCCGGCAACACGGCGAGATCGCGCCGCATGTCAGCAAGCTGACGCTGACCGATTTCCGCAATTATCAAGCTCTTTCACTTGAGCTGATGCCTGGACCGGTTGTCTTCACCGGCGCAAACGGCGCCGGTAAAACCAATCTTCTCGAAGCTATTTCTTTCCTGACACCAGGGCGCGGGCTGCGGCGCGCACCGTACGGTGATGTCGCGAGGGCAGGAACCGTCAGCGGTTTTGCGCTGCATGCCGAACTGAACGGTCCTGCTGGCGAATGCAGCATCGGGACAGGGACAGTCGGAGATGGCGAAACCGTTCGCCGCGTGCGCATCAATGGTGCACCGTCAAAATCTGCCGACCGCCTGCTCGAATGGGTGCGCGTCACCTGGATTACGCCTTCCATGGACGCGCTGTTTACCGGACCGGCAGCCGACCGCCGGCGTTTTCTTGACCGGCTGGTATTGGCGGTAGATCCGGCCCATGGCCAGCGTGCACTCGATTATGAAAAGGCGATGCGCGGTCGAAACCGGCTGTTGGCGGAAAATTCGCGCAATGGAAGCTGGTTCGAGGCCATTGAAACCCAGATGGCCGAGACTGGTACCGCGATTGCCGCAGCGCGGGGCGAACTGGCGCGCCTGCTTGCGGGCATGGTGGCGCGGCTGCCCGAGAACACACCTTTTCCCAAAGCTGACTTCGCACTTTCGGGCGCGCTTGAGGAGGCGATCGGCCACCGGCCAGCTGTCGATGTCGAGGAGGATTTCCGCCGGCGTCTTGCTGAAGGGCGTGAGCGCGACCGTGCCGCCGGGCGCACGCTTGAAGGACCACACCGGTCAGACCTGTTGGTGCGTCATTCGCCCAAGGATATGCCAGCTGAACTGTGTTCCACCGGCGAGCAAAAGGCGCTTCTGGTCGGACTTATCCTGTCTCATGCGAGGCTTTGCGGCGAGATTTCCGGGTTGGTACCGATCCTGCTGCTTGATGAAATTGCAGCCCATCTGGATGCGGACCGGCGCGCAGCATTATTTGCTATCCTGGATGATCTCGGCTGTCAGGTGTTCATGACCGGCACCGAAACCAGTCTGTTTTCAGCACTGCGCGGGCGGGCGCAATTCCTCCATGTCGACCATGGCCGCGTGTCCGCCAATGTTGATACCTGA
- a CDS encoding molybdopterin-synthase adenylyltransferase MoeB, with the protein MNVSNPTPLSPDELERYARHIILPEIGGSGQQRLKRARVLVIGAGGLGAPVLHYLAAAGVGTLGIVDDDIVSLSNLQRQVIHGMAAIDQPKTASAAAAIGALNPHVTVTQHRMRLDASNVNGLIAAYDIVVDGSDNFATRYSLADACDTGQRPLVHAAVGRFDGSLTVLKPYETGSDGKLFPRYRDLFPEPPPEGLIPSCAEAGIVGALTGVMGTLQAMEVIKLITGIGEPLVGRILLYDALAARFDTVRYARAA; encoded by the coding sequence ATGAACGTTTCCAATCCCACACCGCTCTCCCCTGACGAACTGGAGCGCTACGCGCGCCACATCATCTTGCCTGAGATCGGCGGCAGCGGGCAGCAGCGGCTGAAGCGGGCTCGCGTTCTGGTGATTGGCGCTGGCGGCCTTGGCGCGCCGGTGCTGCACTATCTGGCGGCGGCAGGCGTCGGCACGCTCGGGATTGTCGACGATGATATCGTTTCGCTCTCCAATCTTCAGCGGCAGGTAATCCACGGCATGGCAGCCATCGACCAGCCGAAAACCGCAAGCGCGGCAGCGGCCATCGGGGCGCTCAATCCACACGTGACGGTTACCCAGCACCGTATGCGGCTCGATGCCAGCAACGTGAACGGGCTGATCGCCGCCTACGACATTGTCGTCGACGGTTCGGATAATTTTGCGACACGCTATAGTCTTGCCGATGCCTGCGACACGGGTCAGCGCCCGCTGGTCCACGCCGCCGTTGGCCGCTTCGATGGTTCGTTGACGGTCCTGAAACCCTACGAGACCGGGAGCGATGGGAAGCTGTTCCCGCGCTATCGCGACCTGTTTCCCGAGCCGCCGCCAGAGGGGCTTATTCCCTCCTGTGCTGAAGCGGGCATCGTTGGCGCGCTGACCGGCGTGATGGGAACTTTGCAGGCGATGGAAGTGATCAAGCTGATCACCGGCATTGGCGAGCCGCTCGTGGGACGTATCTTACTCTATGACGCGCTCGCAGCACGGTTTGACACGGTGCGTTATGCGAGGGCCGCATGA